The following proteins come from a genomic window of Kitasatospora sp. NBC_01246:
- a CDS encoding HhH-GPD-type base excision DNA repair protein: MNVTVRLAQQPEADDLLGRSALAALVGMLLDQQVPMEWAFTGPLTIAQRLGRDDLDAHEIAVHNPEAFVALLSEKPAVHRYPAAMAKRVQQLCQFVVAQYDGDAAALWRDVATGRELLSRLNALPGFGKQKSQIFLALLGKQYGVRPEGWREAAGLYGEEGAYRSVADITGPESLEKVRAHKQEVKRAAKEAKTAKV, encoded by the coding sequence ATGAACGTCACCGTCCGGCTCGCGCAGCAGCCCGAGGCCGACGACCTGCTCGGGCGCAGCGCGCTCGCCGCGCTCGTCGGGATGCTTCTCGACCAGCAGGTGCCCATGGAGTGGGCGTTCACCGGCCCGCTCACCATCGCGCAGCGTCTGGGCCGGGACGACCTGGACGCGCACGAGATCGCCGTCCACAACCCCGAGGCGTTCGTCGCCCTGCTCTCCGAGAAGCCGGCCGTGCACCGCTACCCGGCCGCGATGGCCAAGCGGGTGCAGCAGCTCTGCCAGTTCGTGGTGGCGCAGTACGACGGCGACGCGGCAGCGCTCTGGCGCGACGTCGCGACCGGCCGGGAGCTGCTCAGCCGCCTCAACGCCCTGCCCGGCTTCGGGAAGCAGAAGTCGCAGATCTTCCTCGCGCTGCTCGGCAAGCAGTACGGCGTGCGGCCCGAGGGCTGGCGCGAGGCGGCGGGCCTGTACGGCGAGGAGGGGGCCTACCGGTCGGTCGCGGACATCACCGGCCCGGAGTCGCTGGAAAAGGTGCGCGCCCACAAGCAGGAGGTGAAGCGCGCCGCCAAGGAGGCCAAGACCGCCAAGGTCTGA
- a CDS encoding DinB family protein, producing the protein MAAGAPAGGERADLLQTLDKHRGFLRYTVRDLDDEQAARRTTASELCLGGLIKHVMGVEERWSRFAVGGAEAMERGSIDWEGQFRMTDGETLAGLLAAYERVARETDELVSTLPDLDLVHPLPEAPWFEPGAGWSVRRVLLHIIAETAQHAGHADIIRESLDGAKTMG; encoded by the coding sequence ATGGCTGCCGGCGCACCGGCGGGCGGCGAGCGTGCCGACCTGCTCCAGACGCTGGACAAGCACCGCGGCTTCCTCCGGTACACCGTGCGTGACCTCGACGACGAGCAGGCCGCCCGGCGCACCACGGCGAGCGAGCTGTGCCTGGGTGGTCTGATCAAGCACGTCATGGGCGTCGAGGAACGCTGGTCGCGGTTCGCGGTCGGCGGTGCGGAGGCGATGGAACGGGGCTCGATCGACTGGGAGGGCCAGTTCCGGATGACGGACGGCGAGACGCTGGCGGGCCTGCTCGCCGCGTACGAACGGGTGGCGCGCGAGACGGACGAGCTGGTCTCGACGCTGCCCGATCTGGACCTCGTCCACCCGCTGCCGGAGGCGCCGTGGTTCGAGCCGGGCGCCGGCTGGTCGGTGCGCCGGGTGCTGCTGCACATCATCGCGGAGACCGCGCAGCACGCCGGGCACGCGGACATCATCCGGGAGTCGCTGGACGGGGCGAAGACGATGGGCTGA
- a CDS encoding KTSC domain-containing protein, protein MERLAVDSSALRSVGYDAARRVLELEFTGGSVYRYDAVPGRVHRELMAAESHGRYFARRIRGRYAYRRVR, encoded by the coding sequence ATGGAGCGGCTGGCGGTGGACTCCTCGGCGCTGCGCTCGGTCGGCTACGACGCGGCGCGGCGGGTACTGGAGCTGGAGTTCACCGGCGGGAGCGTCTACCGGTACGACGCGGTCCCCGGGCGGGTGCACCGGGAGCTGATGGCGGCGGAGAGCCACGGACGGTACTTCGCCCGGAGGATCCGCGGGCGGTACGCGTACCGGCGGGTGCGCTGA
- a CDS encoding DUF2087 domain-containing protein: MTETDSQDSPGVRSLFSGDGRLTTIPRKAARREQLLAHLAGTLFEPGRSYSEREVNETLRAVHDDYPALRRFLVEAGHLARPQDGSSYRRAA, from the coding sequence ATGACCGAGACCGACAGCCAGGACAGCCCCGGCGTGCGTTCCCTCTTCTCCGGCGACGGCCGGCTGACCACGATCCCCCGCAAGGCGGCCCGCCGCGAGCAGCTGCTCGCCCACCTCGCCGGCACTCTCTTCGAACCGGGCCGCTCCTACAGCGAGCGCGAGGTCAACGAGACGCTGCGGGCGGTGCACGACGACTACCCGGCCCTGCGCCGCTTCCTGGTCGAGGCCGGCCACCTGGCGCGTCCCCAGGACGGCAGCAGCTACCGCCGCGCCGCCTGA
- a CDS encoding helix-turn-helix domain-containing protein — MSSDVMWSIGELAEQASVTVKTVRYYSDRGLLPEAGRSSGGHRRYGPEALDRLRLIRSLRALDLPVPEVGRALEDESALEGAVARQLRELGSQLAALRWREAALQLLQDCTAAERADRLRLIGAVTSPPDTTVLARFWRRVLPPRLPAPLLTAVVDAAVPQLPDDPTPAQVLTFARLHALTAPGRLSIDVCRPDLREPDEDYRPAVLYQGLGTAYELAAAEMADGAGRPGEALDCFVAAHADSRGLRDTPEFRRRLGYVLDQTADPVILRYWQLAAELATPVGGPPAVTAGAAHEWLRAGLGTTAPGASIPGTTAPGTTAPGTTTPGAFTPDVRRPEAA, encoded by the coding sequence CTGTCGTCAGACGTCATGTGGAGCATCGGCGAACTCGCGGAGCAGGCGAGCGTCACGGTCAAGACCGTCCGGTACTACTCGGACCGCGGCCTGCTGCCCGAAGCCGGCCGCAGCTCCGGCGGCCACCGCCGGTACGGCCCGGAGGCGCTCGACCGGCTCCGGCTGATCCGCTCCCTGCGCGCGCTCGACCTGCCCGTCCCGGAGGTCGGCCGGGCCCTGGAGGACGAGTCGGCACTGGAGGGCGCCGTCGCCCGGCAGTTGCGCGAGCTCGGGTCCCAGCTGGCCGCCCTGCGCTGGCGCGAGGCCGCCCTCCAGCTGCTCCAGGACTGCACCGCCGCCGAGCGCGCCGACCGGCTGCGTCTGATCGGCGCGGTGACCAGTCCGCCCGACACCACCGTGCTGGCCCGCTTCTGGCGCCGGGTGCTGCCCCCGCGGCTGCCCGCCCCGTTGCTCACGGCGGTCGTCGACGCGGCCGTCCCGCAGCTCCCCGACGATCCGACCCCGGCCCAGGTACTGACCTTCGCCCGGCTGCACGCGCTCACCGCCCCCGGCCGGCTCAGCATCGACGTCTGCCGGCCCGACCTCCGCGAGCCCGACGAGGACTACCGGCCGGCGGTGCTCTACCAGGGCCTCGGCACGGCGTACGAGCTGGCGGCGGCGGAGATGGCGGACGGGGCGGGGCGGCCCGGCGAGGCGCTGGACTGCTTCGTCGCCGCGCACGCCGACTCGCGCGGGCTGCGCGACACCCCGGAGTTCCGCCGCCGGCTCGGGTACGTCCTCGACCAGACCGCCGACCCGGTGATCCTCCGCTACTGGCAGCTCGCCGCGGAGCTCGCCACCCCGGTCGGCGGCCCGCCCGCCGTCACGGCCGGCGCCGCCCACGAATGGCTCCGCGCCGGGCTGGGCACCACCGCGCCGGGCGCCTCCATCCCGGGCACCACCGCGCCGGGCACCACCGCGCCGGGCACCACCACGCCGGGCGCCTTCACCCCGGATGTCCGACGCCCCGAAGCCGCCTGA
- a CDS encoding terpene synthase family protein yields MTQPFELPSFYVPHPARLNPHLEGARAHSTAWAREMGMLEGSGIWDQADLEAHDYGLLCAYTHPDASAEALSLVTDWYVWVFFFDDHFLEIFKRSNDREGGKAYLDRLPLFMPADPATPVPEPTNPVEAGLADLWRRTVPSMGEDWRIRFAESTRNLLNESLWELANINAGRIANPVEYIEMRRKVGGAPWSAGLIEYAANAEVPKEVSGSRPLRVLMDAFSDGVHLRNDIFSYQREVEDEGELSNGILVLETFLGCTTQEAADAVNDLLTSRLQQFENTVFAELPWLFTETGLDPAGVARVMAYVKGLQDWQSGGHEWHMRSSRYMNGGGASAAPARWWDQYAIGGVGTSALDVLRAGSGRGLPGGLGELGSLSGVNTLNGTPGSPGGVDPAVRRARSHGHVPFQRVGASRLPEFRLPYTVELSPHLDASRLNTVAWAARMGMLEAQPGVPGSGIWTAEKLADYDFPLCSAGIHPDATPEQLDLTSAWLTWGTYGDDYYPVVYGRTRDLVGAKLLTERFSTFMPVDDSPAPVPVNALERGLADLWERTSAPMTPDARRKFRAAIEDMTLSWVWELNNQAQHRIPDPVDYIEMRRKTFGSDLTMSLCRLAHGQAVPPEIYESGPMRSLESAAADYACMMNDLFSYQKEVEYEGEVHNAVLVVQNFFNCDYPSAVGIVDDLMHSRLRQFEHVAQNEFPVLYDDFGLESEARELLDGYVKELENWLAGIHVWHRDCHRYGEADLRRHFGRGSGADGRAAELPAGPAAHEVPKADAAPAAEVPADGVGAPATAVPEGAPVGAGGALPFGAPGLGTAASRFAFAAALPVTLPAGAADV; encoded by the coding sequence GTGACTCAGCCGTTCGAACTGCCCTCCTTCTACGTGCCGCACCCGGCGCGCCTGAATCCCCATCTCGAAGGCGCCCGGGCCCACTCCACCGCGTGGGCCCGGGAGATGGGGATGCTGGAGGGGTCGGGCATCTGGGACCAGGCCGATCTGGAGGCGCACGACTACGGCCTGCTCTGCGCGTACACCCACCCGGACGCCTCTGCCGAGGCGTTGTCGCTGGTCACCGACTGGTACGTGTGGGTCTTCTTCTTCGACGACCACTTCCTGGAGATCTTCAAGCGCAGCAACGACCGCGAGGGCGGCAAGGCCTATCTGGACCGGCTGCCGCTGTTCATGCCGGCCGACCCGGCGACCCCGGTGCCCGAGCCCACCAACCCGGTCGAGGCGGGCCTGGCCGATCTGTGGCGGCGCACGGTGCCCTCGATGGGGGAGGACTGGCGGATCCGGTTCGCCGAGAGCACCCGGAACCTGCTCAACGAGTCGCTCTGGGAACTCGCCAACATCAACGCCGGCCGGATCGCCAACCCGGTCGAGTACATCGAGATGCGCCGCAAGGTCGGCGGCGCGCCCTGGTCGGCCGGTCTGATCGAGTACGCCGCCAACGCCGAAGTGCCGAAGGAGGTTTCGGGTTCGCGGCCGCTGCGGGTGCTGATGGACGCCTTCTCGGACGGCGTCCACCTGCGCAACGACATCTTCTCCTACCAGCGGGAGGTCGAGGACGAGGGCGAGCTGAGCAACGGCATCCTCGTGCTGGAGACCTTCCTGGGCTGCACGACGCAGGAAGCCGCGGACGCCGTCAACGACCTGCTCACCTCGCGGCTCCAGCAATTCGAGAACACCGTGTTCGCCGAGCTGCCCTGGCTGTTCACCGAGACCGGGCTGGACCCGGCGGGGGTCGCGCGGGTGATGGCGTACGTCAAGGGCCTGCAGGACTGGCAGTCGGGCGGCCACGAGTGGCACATGCGGTCCAGCCGGTACATGAACGGCGGCGGCGCGTCCGCCGCGCCGGCCCGTTGGTGGGACCAGTACGCGATCGGCGGGGTCGGGACGTCGGCGCTGGACGTGCTGCGGGCCGGGTCGGGGCGCGGACTTCCCGGCGGCTTGGGTGAGTTGGGCTCGCTGAGTGGGGTGAACACGCTGAACGGGACGCCCGGTTCGCCCGGTGGCGTCGACCCGGCGGTGCGGCGGGCGCGCTCGCACGGCCATGTGCCGTTCCAGCGGGTCGGGGCCTCCAGGCTGCCGGAGTTCAGGCTCCCGTACACCGTCGAACTCAGCCCGCACCTGGACGCCTCCCGGCTCAACACCGTGGCGTGGGCCGCCCGGATGGGCATGCTGGAGGCGCAGCCGGGCGTACCGGGCTCGGGCATCTGGACGGCCGAGAAGCTCGCCGACTACGACTTCCCGCTCTGCTCGGCCGGCATCCACCCGGACGCCACCCCCGAGCAACTCGACCTCACCTCGGCGTGGTTGACGTGGGGGACCTACGGCGACGACTACTACCCGGTGGTCTACGGGCGGACCCGCGACCTGGTCGGCGCCAAGCTGCTCACCGAGCGCTTCTCGACGTTCATGCCCGTCGACGACAGCCCGGCGCCGGTGCCGGTCAACGCCCTGGAGCGGGGCCTGGCCGACCTCTGGGAGCGGACCAGCGCCCCGATGACGCCGGACGCCCGGCGGAAGTTCCGCGCCGCGATCGAGGACATGACCCTGAGCTGGGTCTGGGAGCTCAACAACCAGGCGCAGCACCGGATCCCCGACCCGGTGGACTACATCGAGATGCGCCGGAAGACCTTCGGCTCCGACCTCACCATGAGCCTGTGCCGGCTGGCGCACGGCCAGGCCGTCCCGCCGGAGATCTACGAGAGCGGGCCGATGCGCTCGCTGGAGAGCGCGGCCGCCGACTACGCGTGCATGATGAACGACCTCTTCTCGTACCAGAAGGAGGTCGAGTACGAGGGTGAGGTGCACAACGCCGTCCTGGTGGTGCAGAACTTCTTCAACTGCGACTACCCCTCGGCCGTCGGCATCGTCGACGACCTGATGCACTCGCGGCTGCGGCAGTTCGAGCACGTGGCGCAGAACGAGTTCCCGGTGCTGTACGACGACTTCGGGCTGGAGTCGGAGGCCCGGGAACTGCTGGACGGGTACGTCAAGGAGCTGGAGAACTGGCTCGCGGGCATCCACGTCTGGCACCGGGACTGCCACCGGTACGGCGAGGCGGACCTTCGGCGGCACTTCGGGCGCGGGTCGGGGGCGGATGGCAGGGCGGCCGAGCTCCCGGCCGGGCCGGCGGCCCATGAGGTGCCGAAGGCGGACGCGGCGCCGGCGGCGGAGGTGCCGGCCGACGGCGTGGGTGCCCCGGCCACGGCCGTGCCGGAGGGCGCCCCGGTCGGTGCCGGGGGCGCGCTCCCGTTCGGCGCGCCCGGACTGGGGACGGCGGCGTCGCGGTTCGCCTTCGCGGCGGCCCTTCCGGTGACCCTTCCGGCGGGTGCGGCCGACGTGTAG
- a CDS encoding VOC family protein: protein MTVLPEGTPCWADAMFKDLDGAKAFYGSVLGWTFGESASEFGNYTTAYSDGKAVAAVVPPMPGDDVPSAWCLYLASPDTAATVEKIRAAGGEVLMEPMQVGDFGSMAIAKDPGGVTFGVWQAGSHEGFEKQNEPGSYTWAEVLTREPGKADAFFPAVFPYSTKRIDTDQVDYKIFQVADRPALGRMKVGPDDMPPEAPSYVSVYFSVDDCDAAIAKVTEHGGQLFFGPMDSPFGRFAAVGDPQGAAFGVIDLGTTSGPMPTMADA, encoded by the coding sequence ATGACCGTGCTACCTGAGGGCACACCCTGTTGGGCCGACGCCATGTTCAAGGATCTGGACGGCGCCAAGGCCTTCTACGGGTCGGTGCTGGGCTGGACCTTCGGCGAGAGCGCGTCGGAGTTCGGCAACTACACGACGGCGTACTCGGACGGCAAGGCGGTGGCCGCCGTCGTCCCGCCGATGCCCGGGGACGACGTGCCGTCGGCCTGGTGCCTGTACCTCGCCTCGCCGGACACCGCCGCGACCGTCGAGAAGATCCGCGCCGCGGGCGGCGAGGTGCTGATGGAGCCGATGCAGGTCGGCGACTTCGGTTCGATGGCGATCGCCAAGGACCCGGGCGGCGTCACCTTCGGCGTCTGGCAGGCCGGCAGCCACGAGGGCTTCGAGAAGCAGAACGAGCCGGGTTCGTACACCTGGGCCGAGGTGCTCACGCGTGAGCCGGGCAAGGCCGACGCCTTCTTCCCCGCGGTCTTCCCCTACAGCACCAAGCGGATCGACACCGACCAGGTCGACTACAAGATCTTCCAGGTCGCCGACCGGCCCGCGCTCGGCCGGATGAAGGTCGGACCGGACGACATGCCCCCCGAGGCGCCCTCGTACGTGAGCGTCTACTTCTCGGTGGACGACTGCGACGCCGCCATCGCCAAGGTGACCGAGCACGGCGGACAGCTGTTCTTCGGGCCGATGGACAGCCCGTTCGGCCGGTTCGCCGCCGTCGGTGACCCGCAGGGCGCGGCCTTCGGCGTCATCGACCTGGGCACGACCTCCGGGCCCATGCCGACCATGGCGGACGCCTGA
- a CDS encoding alpha/beta hydrolase, which translates to MTAFVLVSGPFTGGEVWREVAARLEESGAEVYPATLTGLGERREAGGPDTGLETHIEDVVRLIDGVEGTELVIVGHDYGIHPVLGAADRRPERIARIVYLDAGLPQDGDAAVQLVPDEEVRRRLLDPADRDGGTGWIDPPAADGWQRWGSTAGLSEEALARLTGLASPQPSATFTQPLRLSGALATVPTSGIFCTESGMSIAKLEGLMTLGMPQFKALADPRVSFFDLDTGHWPMLSRPDELAELLLGAAAGEGHRLAAAPAQELPGYLRPFVLDVPEQTRERIGRVDLYLPADPDGAGAAGANPADAAGANPVDAAGANLAGAAGAAGAADTAAAPRPAVLFVHGGPVPETVRPTPRDWTTYVGYGRYAASQGVIGATLDHRLHSLADYPLAAADVAEAVELLRADPRVDGDRIALWFFSGGGPLSADWLSAPPSWLRCLAVTYPILAPLPGWQGVDSRFRPVDALAGAGRLPVVLTRVGLEVTEIAATVEEFVAAAEARGTDLQVIDVPHGHHGFDTVDPTDESRAAVEQAVRSVLGHL; encoded by the coding sequence ATGACGGCGTTCGTGCTGGTGTCGGGGCCCTTCACCGGTGGAGAGGTGTGGCGGGAGGTGGCCGCCAGGCTGGAGGAGTCCGGGGCCGAGGTGTACCCGGCGACGCTCACCGGGCTGGGGGAGCGCCGCGAGGCGGGCGGTCCGGACACCGGGCTGGAGACGCACATCGAGGACGTGGTGCGGCTGATCGACGGGGTGGAGGGGACGGAGCTGGTGATCGTTGGCCACGACTACGGCATCCACCCCGTGCTGGGCGCGGCCGACCGGCGCCCGGAGCGGATCGCCCGGATCGTCTACCTGGACGCCGGCCTGCCCCAGGACGGTGACGCCGCCGTTCAGCTGGTCCCGGACGAGGAGGTCCGCCGGCGGCTGCTCGACCCGGCGGACCGGGACGGCGGGACCGGGTGGATCGACCCGCCGGCCGCCGACGGGTGGCAGCGCTGGGGCAGCACCGCCGGGCTCTCGGAGGAGGCGCTGGCCCGGCTGACCGGTCTCGCCTCGCCGCAGCCGAGCGCCACCTTCACCCAGCCGCTCAGGCTCTCGGGGGCCCTCGCCACCGTGCCGACCTCCGGCATCTTCTGCACGGAGAGCGGGATGAGCATCGCCAAGCTGGAGGGCCTGATGACGCTGGGCATGCCGCAGTTCAAGGCCCTCGCCGACCCCCGGGTGAGCTTCTTCGACCTGGACACCGGCCACTGGCCGATGCTCTCCCGTCCGGACGAGCTGGCCGAGCTCCTGCTCGGCGCCGCGGCCGGCGAGGGGCACCGGCTGGCGGCGGCGCCCGCCCAGGAACTGCCGGGCTACCTGCGCCCGTTCGTGCTGGACGTGCCCGAGCAGACCCGCGAGCGGATCGGCCGGGTCGACCTCTACCTGCCGGCGGACCCGGACGGCGCCGGTGCGGCCGGCGCCAACCCGGCCGATGCGGCCGGTGCCAACCCGGTCGATGCGGCCGGCGCCAACCTGGCCGGTGCGGCCGGTGCGGCCGGTGCGGCTGACACGGCCGCCGCACCGCGTCCGGCGGTGCTGTTCGTCCACGGCGGCCCCGTCCCCGAGACCGTGCGGCCCACCCCACGGGACTGGACGACCTACGTCGGCTACGGCCGGTACGCGGCGAGCCAGGGCGTGATCGGCGCGACCCTGGACCACCGCCTGCACTCGCTCGCCGACTACCCGCTCGCCGCGGCGGACGTCGCCGAGGCCGTCGAACTGCTCCGCGCCGACCCGCGCGTCGACGGCGACCGCATCGCCCTCTGGTTCTTCTCCGGCGGCGGCCCGCTCTCGGCGGACTGGCTCTCCGCGCCCCCGTCCTGGCTGCGCTGCCTCGCCGTGACCTACCCGATCCTCGCGCCGCTGCCCGGCTGGCAGGGCGTGGACAGCCGGTTCCGCCCGGTGGACGCGCTGGCCGGGGCCGGGCGGCTGCCCGTCGTCCTGACCCGGGTGGGCCTGGAGGTCACGGAGATCGCCGCGACGGTCGAGGAGTTCGTGGCCGCCGCCGAGGCACGGGGCACGGACCTCCAGGTGATCGACGTCCCGCACGGCCACCACGGGTTCGACACCGTCGACCCGACGGACGAGTCGCGCGCGGCCGTCGAGCAGGCCGTCCGCTCCGTCCTCGGGCACCTCTGA